AAAGCTATACTAACCATATTGTCTTTGGGATTTGCCGGAGTTTTACTGATGTGTGCCGCCACCTACCTTAATTCAACTGATGTAGAAAGCATGGCAAAACAGCAATTTGCAAATGGCGACATTGTACTTTCCCTTGATCCCGCCAACACAAATGCGGAAGATCGCCCCGCCGGGATCAATGCACTTCAAACAAAAAATCCATTGGATGAAGTTTTGGAAGAAACGATTTCAGATATGGATGGCGTAAAGAATATTGAATTTATACAGGGCTGTGTTTCAAATATGGAATTTCCCACTCCTTTCAAGGATGGTAACAGCCATTTCTTTACCCAAATTGGAATCCCCGAAAATCAGTACGAGGCCTTTTCACAAGGACTAATTGAGGGAACCGCAGACCGCCAGAAACTTATCAATGGAAAAGGAGTTATCGTTGATAATTCCGCCAAGCTGTTAAGCGACTATTATAATTACACTCCTCAAATTGGCGATATAGTCAAAGTGGAAACAGCGGATGGACAATGGGAAGAATTTACTGTAATGGGGATTGGGAAAGCTCCTAATCTCGGTGGGGATTCAGCTTCTTTCTATTTTCCGCAGGAACTCTTACCTATGATGAAAGAAAATGTTTCCAACTTCAACATAACCTGCATTGTAGATGTGGAAAGAGATCAGCTTACAGAAGTTGAGAATAAGATTTTCCAGTTGGCGGAAAATCGTGGAGGTATAGAAGTTTTCAGTATCAGCGATATTATTACTTATCTGCAAGAGGAAATGGATAACATAAAAATGCCGTTATACGGATTGGTATTTTTCATTGCTGTTTTTGGGCTAATCAGCCTTATCAACACGCTAATGACAAACATTATATCAAGACAGCAGGAATTTGGTATTTTACAGTCTGTGGGATTGAGCAGTAAGCAATTCTCCAAAATGCTGCAAACAGAATGTTTCTATTATGTTTCTGGTACGGCTATTCTAACTTTAACGATTGGAACTTTAACAGGATTTGTACTTTGCAAAGTTTTCAATCAGGTTGGGACATTCGGGACATTGACTTATCATTTTCCAGTTTTAGAAATAAGCATATATTTTGTAGCGCTTTTCTTCATACTGGCAGCTTACTCCGTTTTCTCTGTACGATATAGCAAAAGACATCCTGTGATCGAGCGCATTAAAACAATGGAGTAAATTTTCCTTTATCAGAAAATTGTGTTTTCTGCAACTAAGGACATTTGCCTGTTATACTATCTGCAAAAAGCAAAGGAAGTGAGGATATGAAGCAGATTTTAATTGTCGAGGACGACAGTTTTTTGAATAAGATGTTAGACTATAACCTGACCGCAGACGGCTACGGCGTGACTTCTGCCCTAAATGCCAGAACCGCAGCCGACGCCATCCGCCAGCGGGAATTTGATTTAGTGCTGCTGGACATCAACCTGCCGGACGGGAACGGTTTTGAGCTGTGCAAGCTGATAAAGCCCCAGCACCCGGACACCATCGTAATATTCCTGACCGCCAACGATCAGGAGAGCGACCAGATACGGGGCTATGAGGTGGGTGCGGTGGACTACATCACAAAGCCTTTTGTGATTGGGGCCTTGCAGCGGAAAATCAAAGCCATGTTCGCCATGCTGGAACACCACAAACCGGCCAAGGACATTTACGACGACGGGCGGCTGTTTCTGGACTTCTCGGAGCAGACGGCTTCCTTAAATGGCAAGCCCCTGACCCTATCCCCGATGGAGTACAAAATGCTGAACCTGTTCCGCAAAAATCCCCGGCAAGTGCTGACCCGTGGGCAGCTTTTGGAAAAGCTGTGGGATATAGACGAAAGGTTTGTGGACGAACACACCCTGACAACCTCCATCAGCCGGATTCGCAGCAAGATCGAAGCCGACGGCGGCGCGCCCTACATCAAGACCGTTTACGGCATGGGCTATCAATGGACGGGAGGCGAGGCAAAATGAAGTTTCAAAACCTCTCGGTAAAGCGGCTGTTTGGCCGGGTGGCAATAGGGCTTGTCCTCTCCATGTCCGGGATTACCATAGCCCTGTTTCTTGTGACAAAACAGATTGCGGTGCTGCTGACGGGCGGGGCGCTGCTGCTGTGCGCCCTTGTGGGGATTTTTGTACTGACGCAGGCGTTTGGAAAGCGGCTGTCGCAGTTTACCGCTGACCTGTGCCAGACTTTAGACCACATGATCGCTGGGAATGAAGCGCCCCAGCGCCCAGAGGACAGCGAAACCCAGCTTGCCAGAATCGGACACCGGCTGGCAAGGCTTTACCAGATCATGCAGGAGAACCGCCGCCGGGTGGACGAGGAACGGCAGGAGTTACAGACCCTTGTATCGGATATTTCCCATCAGGTGAAAACGCCGGTAAGCAATCTGAAAATGGCGACGGACACCCTGCTGGAAAAGCCTATGACCGAGGCGGAGCGCACCGACTTTATCCGGGGAATCCGCAGCCAGACGGATAAGCTGGACTTTCTCTTTCAGGCCCTTGTGAAAACCTCCCGTCTGGAAACAGGCGTGATCCAGTTGGACAAGAAGCTGAGCCGCCTCTTTGATACCGTGGCGCAGGCCATGAGTGGGATCGTGTATGCAGCGGAGAAAAAGGAAATCGCCGTGTCTGTGGACTGCCCGGAGGATTTGACCGTTTCCCATGACAGCAAGTGGACATCCGAAGCCCTCTTTAACTTGTTGGACAATGCGGTGAAGTACACCCCGGCGGGCGGGAAAATCGCTGTGTCGGTGGTGCTGTGGGAAATGTATGTGGAGATCAAAGTGACCGACACCGGCAAGGGCATTTCCGAAAGCAATCAGGCTGCCATCTTCCGGCGCTTCTATCGTGAGGAAGAAGTACACGAACAGCAGGGCGTGGGCATTGGCCTGTATCTGGCCCGCGAGATTGTAACGCGGCAGGGCGGCTATATCAAAGTGGTTTCGGAGCCGGGCAAGGGTTCAGAATTTTCCATTATGCTGCCTACAAAATAGAACGCGGCGGACGGCCATTTCCGGCTGCCCGCCGTAAATTTTTTTGAAATGTCCGAGCGTTGTAACATTTCACCCCGATTTTCAATGAAATTTTTTGGCCGCTGTAACATTTCGCGGACATTTGGGTTTTACAATGACCTTATCAACAAAAGTGAGGAGGCGACGCAATGGAACTGACCCCTACCTTGATTTTGAATTTGGCGCTGCTGATCGTCCCGCCCGTTACCCTTGTGCTGGTGTTCCGGCAATGGCTGGCCCGGCACATCCGCTGGACAGTTGCCTTGACTGCCCTCTGGGATGTTCTCCTGTTTTGGGATGAACTGTTTTACTATGAGAGCTTCGGCCTGTTCGCTGTGCTGATTCTGGTACAGTTGGCGGCCACCGGCGCAGCAGCGTTCCGCTTTTACAACAAACAAAGAAAGGATTGAATTTTATGAGCATTTTACAGACTATCGACCTGAAAAAGTATTACGGTACAGAGCCGAACATTACCCGCGCCCTTGACGGCGTGAACTTCTCCGTAAATGACGGCGAATTTGTGGCCGTTGTGGGAACCTCCGGCAGCGGCAAGTCTACCCTGCTTCACATGATGGGCGGGCTGGACACCCCTACTTCCGGCAATGTGATTGTCCGGGACAAAGAGCTGTCGAAAATGAACGACGAACAGCTCACCATCTTCCGCCGCCGCAACATCGGCTTTATCTTCCAGAACTATAACCTTGTTCCGATCCTGAATGTGTATGAGAACATTGTCCTGCCGGTGGAGCTGGACGGGGACACGGTGGATCAGAAGTTTTTGGACGAGATCGTTTACCTGCTGGGGCTGGAAGATAAACTGAAAAATATGCCGAACAATCTTTCCGGCGGACAGCAGCAGCGTGTGGCGATTGCCCGCGCCCTGATTACCAAACCGGCTATCGTGCTGGCCGACGAACCGACCGGCAACCTTGACAGCAAGACCAGTGCCGAGGTGCTGGGGCTTATCAAGCGCACCAGTGCGGAGTTCCGGCAAACTGTCGTGATGATTACCCACAACAACGACATTGCCCGCCTTGCAGATCGGATTGTCCGCATTGAGGACGGCAAGATTGTGGAGTAAGGAGGTGGCAGGCTATGACATGGCCTTTTGAAAATGATACCAGCGCCATAGTAAAGCGCATATCAAACCGCAGTATATCGGCAAATCGAAAAAGAAATATCTTTATTGTTTTGACGATTGCACTTGCCAGCGCATTGCTATCTGCTATTGTCCTCTATGGCTTTGGGGTTATGCAGGAAACGCAGAACCGCAACCAAAAAACAGCGCAGATTATGTATCATGCGATTTCTGAACAACAGGGACAGGAACTATACAAGCAAGAAGAAATTGCGTGGGTTGGGGAATTTTTTAACGCATTTTCTGAACAGGTAAACCATTCAACCGTGAATTTTACTTATGCAAATGCAGATATGCTAAAATCCCAAAGTATGCCCTATTCGGGAGATTTACCAGCTTCGGAGAATGAAATTGTAGTGCAAGAATCCTTTTTGGATAGTTTGGGCTATTCAAATGAATTGGGACAGACAATTCAAATCCCCTTTTCTGACGGCACTACCCATGATTTCAAATTGACGGGAATCTTAGATGTGAAAACCGGCGATATTGGGCGCTATACAGCCATTATATCGAAAGAATTAGTAAGACAGCAGTATGGCGACGAGGGCATGATTGATTATTACATTGGGCTGAAAGGCGCTCAAAATATGAGCGAGGAAGAAGCCACCAACTATGCAAACACTCTGGCACAGGAATTAGAAATTTCCGATGATAGTGTGATTGTCCGTTCCACATATTTTAACTTAAAGGACGAAAATCACGGAAGCGATATGCTGTTCTATTTCTTGATCGGTTTTGTAACTTTCATTGGTTCCGGCATTGTGATCTATTCGATTTTTTATATTTCAGTAGCAAGCAGTATCCGTAACTATGGACAGCTTCGCACAATCGGAACTACAAAACGACAGATCAAAAAGATGGTTTACCGCGAGGGAAAATTACTTGCTGCCATTGCTATCCCGATTGGTCTGGTTATTGGAAATGTGATTGGGTACTTCCTGATTCCTGCCGGTTGGTACTGGCTGACTACTTTATGTGTGACGGCCGGGGTTGGCCTTTTTGCATTTATTATTGTGATGATTGCCATTCATACTCCTGTAAAAAGAGCTGCGGCAGTATCTCCGCTGGAAGCATTGCGATATTCCGATTATCAGGGGAAGATGAAAGAAAGTTCCGTGTTGCACCGTAAAATAACGCCTGCTTCACTTGCTAAAATGAATCTGTCCAGACAAAAGGCAAAGTCCACTTTAACAATACTTTCTCTTTCACTCGGCGGAGTATTGGTTGTATTGATTTCGACAATGTTAGTTTCCTATGATGGCGTTGCAGAGGCAAGAGGCAGGGCTTTCCCTGTCGGTGAATTTAACATTCAGCTCAACGCAAATCAATCGTGGGACACTGCTGGTATTTCTTTGTCTGGATTGCAGCAAAAGAATTTTCTAAATGCCGATTTTGTAAATGCAGTAGAATCTATTGATGGGGTTACAGGAATCAAGCGCTGGTATTACACGGACGCAGAATATCGTGTAAATGGTAATTCTGGAAAATGGATTCAGGGCTTTTGCCGAGATGAACAGCAGAATTTGGAGAAAGAGCGAATTGCGGGAACGACTGATTATGATGAACTGGTGGCAGGCAATGGAATTGTCTTGCTTCAAGAGCGTGCCGATTTCTATGATATTGAGGCCGCGTTGGGTGATACCGTCGAAGTGGACTATAAAACCGAATCCGGCCAAATTCGCTCAAAGACCTATACCGTCATGGGCATTGTAAACGAATATTCTTACTCCGGCTTCTCAAAATGCTTTGCGCTTCCGGAGCAGTTTATGAATGAAGCGACCGGGATAGATTGCACAGGTACGATTTCCGTAATTACCGATATGGAAAAATATGATACGGTTGAAGCTGCATTAAATCAACTGATAGACGGAAATAGCGATTTGGTTATGGAAACCATAAAAGAAAGTATCACTTATTATAGCGGACTTCAACAACTTTCTTTCGGAGTATTGTTGATCGTGGCTGTTATTGTCGTGTGCTTTTCTTTAATCAACCTTGTCAATACGACAATCACAAACTTTCTGTCCCGCAGGCAGGAAATTGGAATGTTACAGGCGATTGGTTTGAGTAAAAAGCAGCTTATCAAAATGCTGTGCTATGAGGGGTTGATGTATTCAGTTTTTGCTACGCTGGTAACATTGGTTTTAGGGACTGGACTGGGCTTCCTATCCGTACAGGTAGTTGTGAAAACGATGAATCCATACTTTCACTATTCATTTCCGTGGCTGATCGTATTGATATATTTAGCAATCCTGCTGATTGTGCAATTCACCTTGATTTCTTACACAACTGGAAATCTGAAAAAGCAATCTCTTGTTGAGCAAATCAGGACGATGGAATAGCCGTATGGGATCGGCGGGGCGGCGTGTGCTGCCCCGCTTTTTTCGCCATTTCTCAAAAAATTTTTGAAATGTCCGAGCGTTGTAACATTTCACCCCGATTTTCAATGAAATTTTTTAGCCGCTGTAACATTTCGCGGACATTTGGGTTTTACAATGACCTTATCAACAAAAGTGAGGAGGCGACGCAATGGAATTGACTCCGACATTGATTTTGAATCTGGCGCTGCTGATCGTCCCGCCCGTTACCCTTGTGCTGGTGTTCTGGCAATGGCTGGCCCGGCACATCCGCTGGGTGGTTGCCTTGACTGCTCTCTGTGATGTTCTCCTGTTTTGGGATGAATTGTTCTACTATGAGAGCTTCGGCCTGTTCGCTGTGCTGATTCTGGTGCAGTTGGTGGCCACCGGCGCAGCAGCGTTCCGCATTTACAACAAACAAAGAAAGGATTGAATTTTATGAGCATTTTACAGACTATCAACCTGAAAAAGTATTACGGCACAGAGCCGAATATCACCCGCGCCCTTGATGGCGTGAACTTCTCCGTGGAGGACGGCGAGTTTGTGGCCGTTGTGGGAACCTCCGGCAGCGGCAAGTCCACCCTGCTTCACATGATGGGCGGGCTGGACACCCCTACTTCCGGCAATGTGATTGTCCGGGACAAAGAGCTGTCGAAAATGAACGACGAACAGCTCACCATCTTCCGCCGCCGCAACATCGGCTTTATCTTCCAGAACTATAACCTTGTTCCCATCCTGAATGTGTATGAGAACATCGTCCTGCCGGTGGAGCTGGACGGGGACACGGTGGATCAGAAGTTTTTGGACGAGATCGTTCACCTGCTGGGACTGGAAGATAAACTGAAAAATATGCCGAACAATCTTTCCGGCGGACAGCAGCAGCGTGTGGCGATTGCCCGCGCCTTGATTACCAAACCGGCTATTGTGCTGGCCGACGAGCCGACCGGCAACCTTGACAGTAAGACCAGCGCCGAGGTGCTGGGGCTTATCAAGCGCACCAGTGCAGAGTTCCGGCAAACTGTTGTGATGATTACCCACAACAACGACATAGCCCGCCTTGCAGATCGGATTGTCCGCATTGAGGACGGAAAAATTGTGGAGTAAGGAGGTGGCAGGCGATGACATGGCCTTTTGAGAATGACACCAGCACTATTATAAAGAAACTGGCGAAAGCTGACCTAAAGGAACATAAGCTCAAGACTTTAATCACTGCAATTATTATTGTAATTGCGACTTGCCTAATGGCAACCGTCTTTTCGATTTTAGTAAATGACGCACTAAAACAATCCACACAAGCACCTTATCATGCTATGTTTCGCGCTGTGAGCGAAGATACGAAAAACAAGTTACAGACCGATAATGATTTTGAAACAGTTGGTGTTTACAAAACTTTTGGTAATATTGTGAACAGTGATGGGCGCACTGATCTGGCATACATGGATGATTCGGCAATGTCCTTTTTGGGCTTTGAACTGATGGATGGAAACCTACCGCAAAGCAACACAGAGGTACTTGTATCTGAAACTTATCTGTCTATTCACAAATTGGTATTAGGTGATTCATTTTCCTTTGAATATGTAGACACCTTGACAAACGAATTGAAAGAAAACACATTTACTGTTTGCGGCATTATCCAAAACAAAACGCAGGAAAAAGGAAAACAGTTTTATATTCTGACCTCTGATCGTTTCCGCACAGAATATGCACAACAGTACAGCGAGCTTTCTTTAACTTACAGCACACAAACTGCCTCGACTGTTGATGTATTAGTTTCACTTAATTCGGAAAAAGCCGATATGAGTCCTGACACTCAAAAAGATTTCTTAAAAAGTAAGGGTGAAGCCGAAGGTATTAAAGATTTTGACATCATACTAAATGACAGATATATTGATGGAATCTATATTGATGGTGCTGTGGCGGTCGGTATTGTCTTTTTTGCGATATTCATTATGTTCGCCAGCAGCTTTGTAATTTACAGTATTTTTTATATTTCCATTGTCAATTCGATGCCTATGTATGCCCAGTTTATTTCATTAGGGACGACGAAAAAACAGTTGCGTTACTTTTTGAAAATGCAGGGGAATTTACTGGCATTACGGTTTATCCCTTTGGGAGCATTGATTTCTATTTTGATTGTAGTTATTCTCTCCGGGGTACGATGGCTTTTATATGATATGGCGATTGTTTTATTGTCTGGATTCTTGATTTTTGCTGTTATCAAGTTCGCTTTGAGAAAGCCGGCGAAACTTCTTGCCAAAACTTCTCCTATTGAAGCAATGAAATTTCAAGGGGAAAAGGCCGGACAAGGACACAAAACATTGAAGCGGATTACACCAAACACTTTGGCGCAAAGCAACCTGAAAATGAATCAGAAGAAAAACCGTATGTCAATTATTTCATTGAGCATTAGTGGAACCTTGATGATTGCATTAGCTATCCTTATTTCTTCCATCAATCTTCCGGCTATGTTGCGACAAAGCTATCCATTAGACGAGGATTTCCAGATTGGCATACAGATGGATAACTTTTATGAGCGTTTTCCGACTATCATTCAAGACAATCCTCTATCAGAGGATTTGCAGGCACAAATATATAAAATTCCCGGCGTAGAAAAGATTGTATTGGATGGATGTGTCGTGGGCCGCTTAGTAGAATCAAAAGTTGTCTACGATTCGCCAGAGGACAATTTAGAAACTGTAAACAGTCTATCACCAGAACTTGTTGCTAATGCAAGTGAACTTGTGGACGGTACAATCAATTATGATGAAGTCGGTCTGGATGGCATGGTTGTCAATAAATACCGTACAGATCGAAGTGATACAAACTATGGCGATTTGAAAATTGGAGATACACTATTATTCCATTTTGATGTTGCCGGACAAACCATTGAAAAAACTTTTACCGTTGCCGGGATTGCTTACTTCCCATCAACAGGGTTGTTCTATTGTACCAGCGAAGCAATAGCAGAACTTTCCCCTTATAATAATACATCACATTTATCCGTTTTTTGCGACCCGGATTATAAGGAATCTGTTCAAGATGGGATCATGGCGCTTATAAGCGGAAATCCGAATTTGAGGCTCAAAATTTACGATGAAGAATTTTCTACAATTAGAGGATTCATAAAGGCAACCACAAGCAGTCTGTACGGTATCTCTGCATTTGTAATTCTTTTCGGGCTATTAAATATGGTGAATATGCTAATCAGCAGCGCTATTGTCCGTAAACGGGAATTTGCTCTTTTGCAGGCAGTCGGAATGACAAATCAGCAACTAAGAAAAATGCTTTACCGAGAGGGAATGAGCATTAGTGTAAAGTCTGCAATATTGGCAACCTTTTTTGGCGTTACAGTAGGTGTCCTGCTATGTTATTTGGCAAATAAGGTATTGGCCCTGAAATTTATCCTTTTTGAGTTTAATATATTCCCGATTCTTTTATTCTCCATTTTGCTTGTTGGATTGCAGATTTGCATTAGCTATGGGGTTAGCCGATCCATTGAGAAAGATACTTTGGTGGAACGGTTGAGAACGGAATAGCAACTGTATGGGATTGGCGGGGTGGCGTGTGCTACCCCGCTTTTTTACCGTTCCTCAAGGAAATTTTTGAAATGTCCGAGCGTTGTAACATTTCACCCCGATTTTCAATGAAATTTTTTGGCCGCTGTAACATTTCGCGGACATTTGGGTTTTACAATACCCTTATCAACAAAAGTGAGGAGGCGACGCAATGGAACTGACCCCAACATTGATTTTGAATCTGGCGCTGCTGATCGTCCCGCCCGTTGCCCTTGTGCTGGTGTTCCGGCAATGGCTGGCCCGGCACATCCGCTGGACGGTTGCCTTGACTGCCCTCTGTGATGTTCTTCTGTTCTGGGATGAACTGTTCTACTATGAGAGCTTCGGCCTGTTCGCTGTGCTGGTTCTGGTGCAGTTGGCGGCCACCGGCGCAGCAGCGTTCCGCATTTACTGCAAACAAAGAAAGTAAAATACAGCCTCATTACTACTCTGGTAAATATCCCGGAACTGATTAGACGGGGTGTTTTTTGTGGAATAAAGTTGGATGGAATATTAGCGGATGAAATAGGCACTTCCTGTTAAAAGAAATTGGTCAGGATAGTAATTTTATTATCCCGACCAATTTTTGCTATTATGAACTTTTCTTAAACTATATTGCTTTTTGGAGCCTTGCGTGTTATACTGTTATACACAACAGCATAACAGTTAAAACACACGGAGGATGCAGCAATGAAACTGATTATTTCAAATGTATCTGGCGTCCCCATATACGAGCAGATTAAACAGCAGATCAAGGCGGCTATTTTATCTGGCGATCTTCAAGCCGAAGAAACTTTGCCTTCCCTTAGAACACTTGCCAAAGACTTAAAGATCAGCGTCTTAACAGTGACAAAGGCATACACAGAATTAGAGCAAGAGGGCTTTGTTAAAAATGTGCAGGGGCGCGGATGTTTCGTAATGGGGTCTGGTTCAGAACTGATTAAGGAGCAGCTTATTTGCAAAGTAGAAAACAATCTCACCGAAGCAATAAAAGCTGCAAGAATGGCAAATCTATCCACAGAGGAATTACATCGCCTTTTGGACATTTTAACGGAGGTAAAAACAGATGACTAATTATTTAGAGGTAACGAACCTTTCAAAATCTTTTGATTCTTTTCAGCTTCACAATATCAGCTTTACTTTGCCAAAGGGATATATTATGGGCTTGATCGGCCCGAATGGTTCTGGCAAAACAACGACAATCAAACTGATTTTGAATATGCTCAAGCGCACCGGCGGCACAGTCAAAGTGATGGGGCTGGATAATATCGCAGAAGAACAAAAAGTAAAATCAGAGCTGGGCGTTGTTTTCGATACAAATTATTTCAGTGATGATTGGAAAGTGTCGCAGGTTGAAAAATCCATTTCGGTATTTTATCCAAATTGGGACAGCCAGAAATTTGTGGATATGTTACGGAAATTTCACATTGCACCAACCAAAAAGGTAAAAGAACTTTCCAAAGGTATGCAGATGAAGTTAATGCTTGCCTGTGCGTTTTCATACGACGCCAAACTGTTGATCCTCGACGAGCCGACCAGTGGACTTGATCCGGTTTCCAGAGATGAACTTTTGAAAATTCTTTCAGAGTATATTGAAGATGGCGAGCATAGTGTTTTGTTCTCCACCCATATCACAGGCGATTTGGAGCGTGCAGCCGATTATATTACCTACATCAGTTATGGCGAGTTGTTCTTTACTGGCAGCAAAGATGATTTTGTAGATATGTTCCGCATTGTAAAAGGTGGAATTGAGGAACTGTCCGATGATCTGAAAAATAAGGCGGCTGGTATTCGTACATTCCCTACGGGATTTGAGGCTCTGATGAAAACCGAAGATATTAACGGTTTCTCCAACCTGACTGTTGAGCCTGCCACTATTGATGAAATTGTAGTGTTTACAAGCAAGAAAGGTGACGATTATGAGTAATATTTTGAAATCCACAAAATTAGATATTGCATTGGTAAAACCATATTTTAAGACGATTTGCTTTACCCTGCTTCTGCCGATTGTGTTTGCCGCAATCAACCGTTCTTTGCTGACAGGGGTATCATTTGCTATGTGCTTTATTGCCATGACGACGGGATATACCTTTTCCATCACAGAAAAAAACAGTATGGATCGTCTGTTTGGTATTTTACCTGTTCGGAAAAGCGAGCTTGTGATCGGACGCTATGTTTTCGTCCTTGCAATGGGGCTTCTTTCCTTGATTATTTCTTTGATTGCACAGCCGCTTGTCTTGAAAGTGCTGGGTGAAACAGTTGGCGTATTTGACATTGTAACTGCCGCTATTGCAGGAGTATTCTTATTTGCACTCTATACTGTGTTCCAGATTCCGGGATATTACAAGTACGGCTCAATCAAAGGACGGGTATTTATGTATATTCCAGTGGCCGGTTTTTTGGTGACTTTACTTCTTCTCTCTAAAATGCCAGCCATCGGGAAATCAATTATTTCAGTCGTTGAATCTTCTCCGATACTTCTCGTTTTCCTTGCGGTTTTTGCTATTGTCGTGATGTATGCGGTTTCGATCTTCTTGTCCATTCGGATTATGAAGAACAAAGAAATGTGAGGTGATTGTATGGATTTCACAATTTTGGCAGTTGTGCTTTTGCTTGGTGTTGGCGTTCCTATCCGTAATAAACTCATACGGAAATATCGGGATAAGAAAAAGAATGATCGCTATTCGGAGTGAACAATATGGAGAAAACAGAGTTCATCCGCTGCCCAGTCTGCGGGAATAAAACACGCGACAAAATTCGGGAAGATACCGTACTTAAAAATTTTCCTCTCTTTTGTCCAAAATGCAAAAGTGAATGTCTAATCGACATTGAACAATTCCATATAACCGTTATCAAAGCGCCAGACGCACAGCCGCAGAGCCGATAACATAAAGGAGAAATTCTCTTTTATGGTTGGCTCTGCTTTTTTTATTAAATTAAGGAGAGAACAACTATGGGAGACTATGCACTTACAACAAGTAAACTATGCAAGTATTATGGGCAAAATCAAATATTAGAGAATGTAACAATGTCAGTACCGTCAAAAAGCATCTACGGCTTGGTTGGAGAAAATGGAGCGGGAAAGACAACTCTTTTCCGAATTTTAGCAGGTTTGTCAAAGCCGTCATCCGGCACATTTT
This is a stretch of genomic DNA from Marvinbryantia formatexigens DSM 14469. It encodes these proteins:
- a CDS encoding ABC transporter permease; translation: MTWPFENDTSTIIKKLAKADLKEHKLKTLITAIIIVIATCLMATVFSILVNDALKQSTQAPYHAMFRAVSEDTKNKLQTDNDFETVGVYKTFGNIVNSDGRTDLAYMDDSAMSFLGFELMDGNLPQSNTEVLVSETYLSIHKLVLGDSFSFEYVDTLTNELKENTFTVCGIIQNKTQEKGKQFYILTSDRFRTEYAQQYSELSLTYSTQTASTVDVLVSLNSEKADMSPDTQKDFLKSKGEAEGIKDFDIILNDRYIDGIYIDGAVAVGIVFFAIFIMFASSFVIYSIFYISIVNSMPMYAQFISLGTTKKQLRYFLKMQGNLLALRFIPLGALISILIVVILSGVRWLLYDMAIVLLSGFLIFAVIKFALRKPAKLLAKTSPIEAMKFQGEKAGQGHKTLKRITPNTLAQSNLKMNQKKNRMSIISLSISGTLMIALAILISSINLPAMLRQSYPLDEDFQIGIQMDNFYERFPTIIQDNPLSEDLQAQIYKIPGVEKIVLDGCVVGRLVESKVVYDSPEDNLETVNSLSPELVANASELVDGTINYDEVGLDGMVVNKYRTDRSDTNYGDLKIGDTLLFHFDVAGQTIEKTFTVAGIAYFPSTGLFYCTSEAIAELSPYNNTSHLSVFCDPDYKESVQDGIMALISGNPNLRLKIYDEEFSTIRGFIKATTSSLYGISAFVILFGLLNMVNMLISSAIVRKREFALLQAVGMTNQQLRKMLYREGMSISVKSAILATFFGVTVGVLLCYLANKVLALKFILFEFNIFPILLFSILLVGLQICISYGVSRSIEKDTLVERLRTE
- a CDS encoding GntR family transcriptional regulator, which gives rise to MKLIISNVSGVPIYEQIKQQIKAAILSGDLQAEETLPSLRTLAKDLKISVLTVTKAYTELEQEGFVKNVQGRGCFVMGSGSELIKEQLICKVENNLTEAIKAARMANLSTEELHRLLDILTEVKTDD
- a CDS encoding ABC transporter ATP-binding protein; translation: MTNYLEVTNLSKSFDSFQLHNISFTLPKGYIMGLIGPNGSGKTTTIKLILNMLKRTGGTVKVMGLDNIAEEQKVKSELGVVFDTNYFSDDWKVSQVEKSISVFYPNWDSQKFVDMLRKFHIAPTKKVKELSKGMQMKLMLACAFSYDAKLLILDEPTSGLDPVSRDELLKILSEYIEDGEHSVLFSTHITGDLERAADYITYISYGELFFTGSKDDFVDMFRIVKGGIEELSDDLKNKAAGIRTFPTGFEALMKTEDINGFSNLTVEPATIDEIVVFTSKKGDDYE
- a CDS encoding ABC-2 transporter permease yields the protein MSNILKSTKLDIALVKPYFKTICFTLLLPIVFAAINRSLLTGVSFAMCFIAMTTGYTFSITEKNSMDRLFGILPVRKSELVIGRYVFVLAMGLLSLIISLIAQPLVLKVLGETVGVFDIVTAAIAGVFLFALYTVFQIPGYYKYGSIKGRVFMYIPVAGFLVTLLLLSKMPAIGKSIISVVESSPILLVFLAVFAIVVMYAVSIFLSIRIMKNKEM
- a CDS encoding cysteine-rich KTR domain-containing protein, with amino-acid sequence MEKTEFIRCPVCGNKTRDKIREDTVLKNFPLFCPKCKSECLIDIEQFHITVIKAPDAQPQSR